One genomic segment of Drosophila willistoni isolate 14030-0811.24 chromosome 2R unlocalized genomic scaffold, UCI_dwil_1.1 Seg200, whole genome shotgun sequence includes these proteins:
- the LOC6641781 gene encoding probable phosphorylase b kinase regulatory subunit beta isoform X3, with protein sequence MRNAPKSLGLMVTSPGGSGSTGAITDRISTNGRQNSLEDINLDQFLKTSNYEDTVKQLDIYYGIVKRQLLRFQSPITGLFPVMSTDQVVGSVRDSVYCAAAVWSLYQAYRRIDDDRGKSYELGQSTVKCMRGILECWVKQASRVELFKQRQSNQHALHSKFQLHTGEKIYPDEFYNHLQIDCVSLYLLFLVQMITSGLQIIYTHDEVAFVQNLVYYVERAYRTPDFGMWERGSKYNNGTPEIHASSIGMAKSALEAINGCNLFGEKGASWSVVYVDIDAHNRNRSIFETMLPRESSSKGVDASLLLTLSFPAFASHEDRLVDQTKQNVVNRLRSKMGFKRFTRDGFLSKTEDKTRRYYHSGELKEFEGLECEWPLFFIAMIIDGVFKNNNEQIEEFQNDLRRCLHTDANGDPVVTMYYAPDGEGSYMRAPSQSLFLWGQSFFIIAQLLTAGLLHINELDPIRRYLPSYNRPRRAGRYSAFQGTATDLVVQIVLIAESMRLQAMMATYGIQTQTPHEVEPVQIWSSTELIKVYQHLGVNNKVGLSGRPSRPVGSLGTSKVYRICGMTVLCYPLIFEVSDFYLYRDMALLIDDIKTELQFVGKYWRLSGRPTVCLLIREEHMRDPQFKEMLDLLAMLKKGYCDGMKVRIGRLQNLISSSCIEHLDFMNQSDLTDNENAFSQINHEYIGYQSLTDVPKALTYVEEKVSVAHFDNKPTPDIINALRNTESIYCLCQLWGILLNREGSHFEVNGLNVNTALTQLYHRAGSLRYWRAVRYCSSLLHHIVDSISPFITTVLVNGKELTVGIIGQKETVFDKPMTPAEIQNVMYTSVQPYDVIQAVLQQEVVLYCGRLIATNPSMFRGILKIRIGWVLEAMRIYLQISGQQSIDVDNLSPFQVRILLQKVLTVSEWAVEEKLTTLQRRQLEGCLCRVPKHFYNKIWEILQRTPQGIVTQGHHLPATPTLTSMSRGELSFNLLVEETLICIDRPERRQITVELLCIVATILNRNPELHFKQALDLDGILAEAFAMYCKDNNIQQQPQPQTQEHKKNEDLTAFYSLPYSETTGYLARAAVNKVLQGGIFSTNDEDVQLDSGHLHDDNCKVS encoded by the exons ATGCGTAATGCACCGAAATC ACTCGGTCTTATGGTAACAAGTCCAGGCGGAAGCGGGAGCACTGGCGCTATCACGGACAGAATATCTACAAATGGGCGCCAAAATAGTTTAGAGGATATTAATCTGGATCAGTTCCTAAAGACCTCAAACTATGAGGATACGGTCAAGCAATTGGATATTTACTATGGCATTG TGAAACGACAATTGCTGCGCTTCCAGAGTCCCATAACAGGTCTATTTCCTGTTATGAGTACAGATCAGGTGGTCGGATCCGTTCGTGATAGTGTCTATTGTGCTGCCGCCGTTTGGAGTTTATATCAGGCTTATCGTCGCATCGACGATGATCGTGGCAAGTCCTATGAACTGGGCCAGAGCACAGTCAAATGTATGCGGGGTATTCTCGAGTGCTGGGTTAAACAGGCATCCAGAGTGGAACTCTTTAAGCAACGGCAATCAAATCAGCATGCATTGCATAGCAAATTTCAATTGCACACCGGTGAAAAGATCTATCCGGATGAATTTTATAATCATCTACAAATTGATTGT GTCTCTTTGTATCTGCTTTTCTTGGTGCAAATGATCACATCTGGTCTGCAAATTATCTACACTCACGATGAGGTAGCATTTGTACAGAATTTAGTTTATTATGTGGAACGAGCCTATCGTACACCCGATTTTGGCATGTGGGAAAGGGGTTCGAAATACAATAATGGCACACCTGAGATTCATGCTTCGTCTATTG GAATGGCCAAATCCGCTTTGGAGGCAATCAATGGATGCAATTTATTTGGCGAGAAAGGCGCCTCGTGGAGCGTTGTCTATGTGGATATTGATGCCCATAATCGAAATCGCAGCATTTTTGAAACTATGTTGCCCAGAGAATCCAGTTCAAAG GGAGTAGATGCATCCCTCCTGCTTACATTGTCCTTCCCGGCCTTTGCCTCACATGAAGACCGTCTTGTGGATCAGACCAAACAAAATGTAGTTAATCGTTTGCGCAGCAAAATGGGTTTCAAACGTTTCACACGAGATGGCTTCTTGAGCAAAACGGAGGATAAAACTCGCCGGTATTATCATTCAGGAGAATTGAAAGAGTTTGAGGGCTTGGAATGTGAATGGCCGCTATTCTTTATAGCCATGATTATCGATGGCGTGTTCAAGAATAATAACGAACAGATTGAAGAATTTCAAAATGATTTGCGCCGCTGTCTGCACACTGATGCCAACGGAGATCCCGTTGTGACCATGTATTATGCACCCGATGGTGAAGGTTCCTATATGCGTGCCCCATCGCAATCATTATTCCTCTGGGGTCAATCGTTTTTCATCATAGCCCAATTGCTGACAGCTGGATTACTTCACATCAATGAATTGGATCCCATACGACGATATTTGCCCAGTTATAATCGTCCCCGAAGAGCCGGACGTTATTCGGCATTTCAG GGCACCGCCACAGATTTGGTAGTGCAAATCGTTTTGATTGCCGAATCAATGCGTTTGCAGGCCATGATGGCCACCTATGGCATACAAACTCAAACGCCACATGAG GTGGAGCCAGTGCAAATCTGGAGCTCAACTGAGTTGATCAAGGTCTATCAACATTTGGGAGTCAACAATAAGGTAGGACTTTCGGGTCGCCCTTCACGTCCGGTGGGCTCATTGGGTACTAGCAAAGTCTATCGCATATGTGGCATGACGGTCCTGTGCTATCCTCTGATCTTTGAGGTCTCTGACTTTTATCTGTATCGTGATATGGCCCTGCTTATTGATGACATCAAAACAGAATTGCAATTTGTGGGCAAATATTGGCGCCTATCTGGTAGACCAACTGTTTGTCTACTTATACGAGAGGAACATATGCGGGATCCGCAATTCAAGGAGATGTTAGATCTATTGGCCATGCTGAAGAAGGGTTATTGTGATGGCATGAAGGTTCGCATTGGACGCTTGCAGAATTTGATTAGCAGCTCTTGCATAGAACACTTGGATTTCATGAATCAGAGTGATCTTACGGACAATGAGAATGCCTTTTCCCAAATCAATCACGAATACATTGGCTATCAATCACTGACCGATGTGCCAAAAGCATTGACCTACGTGGAAGAGAAGGTATCGGTGGCACACTTTGATAACAAACCAACGCCAGATATCATCAATGCCCTGCGCAATACCGAGTCTATTTATTGTCTGTGTCAACTTTGGGGTATTCTACTTAACCGTGAAGGCTCCCACTTTGAGGTGAATGGACTCAATGTCAACACTGCCTTGACACAACTCTATCATCGAGCTGGATCGTTGCGGTATTGGCGTGCGGTACGCTACTGTTCGTCTCTTTTGCATCATATTGTAGACTCGATCAGTCCATTTATCACCACAGTACTGGTTAATGGCAAAGAGCTAACTGTGGGCATTATTGGACAAAAGGAAACTGTATTCGATAAGCCCATGACGCCGGCTGAAATACAGAATGTCATGTATACAAGTGTCCAACCATATGATGTCATCCAAGCTGTGCTGCAGCAGGAGGTGGTGCTTTATTGTGGTCGATTGATAGCTACAAATCCATCCATGTTCCGGGGTATACTTAAAATTCGCATTGGCTGGGTCCTAGAAGCCATGCGAATATATTTACAAATCTCTGGCCAACAGAGCATCGATGTGGATAATCTATCACCGTTCCAAGTTCGAATTCTGTTGCAGAAAGTTTTAACGGTCAGCGAGTGGGCAGTTGAAGAGAA ACTTACCACACTGCAACGACGTCAACTGGAAGGTTGCCTCTGCCGTGTGCCCAAGCACTTTTATAACAAAATCTGGGAAATTCTACAACGTACACCTCAGGGTATTGTAACGCAAGGACATCATTTGCCAGCCACGCCCACACTTACTAGCATGAGTCGTGGCGAGTTGTCATTTAATTTGCTCGTAGAAGAGACTCTCATTTGCATTGATCGACCAGAAAGGCGTCAGATAACAGTGGAATTGCTTTGCATAGTGGCCACCATTCTAAACAG AAATCCTGAGCTGCACTTTAAACAAGCCCTAGACTTGGATGGCATATTGGCCGAGGCGTTTGCCATGTACTGCAAGGATAACAATATACAACAACAGCCGCAACCTCAAACTCAGGAACATAAGAAAAATGAAGATCTAACTGCATTCTACTCATTACCATATTCAGAGACCACTGGCTATTTGGCCCGAGCGGCTGTAAATAAGGTTTTACAGGGTGGTATCTTTTCGACGAACGACGAAGATGTTCAATTGGATAGCGGTCATCTGCATGATGATAACTGTAAGGTTTCCTAA
- the LOC6641781 gene encoding probable phosphorylase b kinase regulatory subunit beta isoform X4 codes for MRNAPKSLGLMVTSPGGSGSTGAITDRISTNGRQNSLEDINLDQFLKTSNYEDTVKQLDIYYGIVKRQLLRFQSPITGLFPVMSTDQVVGSVRDSVYCAAAVWSLYQAYRRIDDDRGKSYELGQSTVKCMRGILECWVKQASRVELFKQRQSNQHALHSKFQLHTGEKIYPDEFYNHLQIDCVSLYLLFLVQMITSGLQIIYTHDEVAFVQNLVYYVERAYRTPDFGMWERGSKYNNGTPEIHASSIGMAKSALEAINGCNLFGEKGASWSVVYVDIDAHNRNRSIFETMLPRESSSKGVDASLLLTLSFPAFASHEDRLVDQTKQNVVNRLRSKMGFKRFTRDGFLSKTEDKTRRYYHSGELKEFEGLECEWPLFFIAMIIDGVFKNNNEQIEEFQNDLRRCLHTDANGDPVVTMYYAPDGEGSYMRAPSQSLFLWGQSFFIIAQLLTAGLLHINELDPIRRYLPSYNRPRRAGRYSAFQAKPGTFAVILTPTVSNPKITPQKNKPKLSNMFSKTNAQKTAINND; via the exons ATGCGTAATGCACCGAAATC ACTCGGTCTTATGGTAACAAGTCCAGGCGGAAGCGGGAGCACTGGCGCTATCACGGACAGAATATCTACAAATGGGCGCCAAAATAGTTTAGAGGATATTAATCTGGATCAGTTCCTAAAGACCTCAAACTATGAGGATACGGTCAAGCAATTGGATATTTACTATGGCATTG TGAAACGACAATTGCTGCGCTTCCAGAGTCCCATAACAGGTCTATTTCCTGTTATGAGTACAGATCAGGTGGTCGGATCCGTTCGTGATAGTGTCTATTGTGCTGCCGCCGTTTGGAGTTTATATCAGGCTTATCGTCGCATCGACGATGATCGTGGCAAGTCCTATGAACTGGGCCAGAGCACAGTCAAATGTATGCGGGGTATTCTCGAGTGCTGGGTTAAACAGGCATCCAGAGTGGAACTCTTTAAGCAACGGCAATCAAATCAGCATGCATTGCATAGCAAATTTCAATTGCACACCGGTGAAAAGATCTATCCGGATGAATTTTATAATCATCTACAAATTGATTGT GTCTCTTTGTATCTGCTTTTCTTGGTGCAAATGATCACATCTGGTCTGCAAATTATCTACACTCACGATGAGGTAGCATTTGTACAGAATTTAGTTTATTATGTGGAACGAGCCTATCGTACACCCGATTTTGGCATGTGGGAAAGGGGTTCGAAATACAATAATGGCACACCTGAGATTCATGCTTCGTCTATTG GAATGGCCAAATCCGCTTTGGAGGCAATCAATGGATGCAATTTATTTGGCGAGAAAGGCGCCTCGTGGAGCGTTGTCTATGTGGATATTGATGCCCATAATCGAAATCGCAGCATTTTTGAAACTATGTTGCCCAGAGAATCCAGTTCAAAG GGAGTAGATGCATCCCTCCTGCTTACATTGTCCTTCCCGGCCTTTGCCTCACATGAAGACCGTCTTGTGGATCAGACCAAACAAAATGTAGTTAATCGTTTGCGCAGCAAAATGGGTTTCAAACGTTTCACACGAGATGGCTTCTTGAGCAAAACGGAGGATAAAACTCGCCGGTATTATCATTCAGGAGAATTGAAAGAGTTTGAGGGCTTGGAATGTGAATGGCCGCTATTCTTTATAGCCATGATTATCGATGGCGTGTTCAAGAATAATAACGAACAGATTGAAGAATTTCAAAATGATTTGCGCCGCTGTCTGCACACTGATGCCAACGGAGATCCCGTTGTGACCATGTATTATGCACCCGATGGTGAAGGTTCCTATATGCGTGCCCCATCGCAATCATTATTCCTCTGGGGTCAATCGTTTTTCATCATAGCCCAATTGCTGACAGCTGGATTACTTCACATCAATGAATTGGATCCCATACGACGATATTTGCCCAGTTATAATCGTCCCCGAAGAGCCGGACGTTATTCGGCATTTCAG GCTAAACCGGGCACT TTTGCAGTTATCCTAACTCCAACTGTATCTAACCCAAAGATcacaccacaaaaaaataaaccaaaattaaGCAATATGTTCAGCAAGACAAATGCCCAAAAGACAGCAATAAATAATGATTAG
- the LOC6641781 gene encoding probable phosphorylase b kinase regulatory subunit beta isoform X5 has protein sequence MRNAPKSLGLMVTSPGGSGSTGAITDRISTNGRQNSLEDINLDQFLKTSNYEDTVKQLDIYYGIVKRQLLRFQSPITGLFPVMSTDQVVGSVRDSVYCAAAVWSLYQAYRRIDDDRGKSYELGQSTVKCMRGILECWVKQASRVELFKQRQSNQHALHSKFQLHTGEKIYPDEFYNHLQIDCVSLYLLFLVQMITSGLQIIYTHDEVAFVQNLVYYVERAYRTPDFGMWERGSKYNNGTPEIHASSIGMAKSALEAINGCNLFGEKGASWSVVYVDIDAHNRNRSIFETMLPRESSSKGVDASLLLTLSFPAFASHEDRLVDQTKQNVVNRLRSKMGFKRFTRDGFLSKTEDKTRRYYHSGELKEFEGLECEWPLFFIAMIIDGVFKNNNEQIEEFQNDLRRCLHTDANGDPVVTMYYAPDGEGSYMRAPSQSLFLWGQSFFIIAQLLTAGLLHINELDPIRRYLPSYNRPRRAGRYSAFQGKAFDDKHKKPRIPIILDAKKVI, from the exons ATGCGTAATGCACCGAAATC ACTCGGTCTTATGGTAACAAGTCCAGGCGGAAGCGGGAGCACTGGCGCTATCACGGACAGAATATCTACAAATGGGCGCCAAAATAGTTTAGAGGATATTAATCTGGATCAGTTCCTAAAGACCTCAAACTATGAGGATACGGTCAAGCAATTGGATATTTACTATGGCATTG TGAAACGACAATTGCTGCGCTTCCAGAGTCCCATAACAGGTCTATTTCCTGTTATGAGTACAGATCAGGTGGTCGGATCCGTTCGTGATAGTGTCTATTGTGCTGCCGCCGTTTGGAGTTTATATCAGGCTTATCGTCGCATCGACGATGATCGTGGCAAGTCCTATGAACTGGGCCAGAGCACAGTCAAATGTATGCGGGGTATTCTCGAGTGCTGGGTTAAACAGGCATCCAGAGTGGAACTCTTTAAGCAACGGCAATCAAATCAGCATGCATTGCATAGCAAATTTCAATTGCACACCGGTGAAAAGATCTATCCGGATGAATTTTATAATCATCTACAAATTGATTGT GTCTCTTTGTATCTGCTTTTCTTGGTGCAAATGATCACATCTGGTCTGCAAATTATCTACACTCACGATGAGGTAGCATTTGTACAGAATTTAGTTTATTATGTGGAACGAGCCTATCGTACACCCGATTTTGGCATGTGGGAAAGGGGTTCGAAATACAATAATGGCACACCTGAGATTCATGCTTCGTCTATTG GAATGGCCAAATCCGCTTTGGAGGCAATCAATGGATGCAATTTATTTGGCGAGAAAGGCGCCTCGTGGAGCGTTGTCTATGTGGATATTGATGCCCATAATCGAAATCGCAGCATTTTTGAAACTATGTTGCCCAGAGAATCCAGTTCAAAG GGAGTAGATGCATCCCTCCTGCTTACATTGTCCTTCCCGGCCTTTGCCTCACATGAAGACCGTCTTGTGGATCAGACCAAACAAAATGTAGTTAATCGTTTGCGCAGCAAAATGGGTTTCAAACGTTTCACACGAGATGGCTTCTTGAGCAAAACGGAGGATAAAACTCGCCGGTATTATCATTCAGGAGAATTGAAAGAGTTTGAGGGCTTGGAATGTGAATGGCCGCTATTCTTTATAGCCATGATTATCGATGGCGTGTTCAAGAATAATAACGAACAGATTGAAGAATTTCAAAATGATTTGCGCCGCTGTCTGCACACTGATGCCAACGGAGATCCCGTTGTGACCATGTATTATGCACCCGATGGTGAAGGTTCCTATATGCGTGCCCCATCGCAATCATTATTCCTCTGGGGTCAATCGTTTTTCATCATAGCCCAATTGCTGACAGCTGGATTACTTCACATCAATGAATTGGATCCCATACGACGATATTTGCCCAGTTATAATCGTCCCCGAAGAGCCGGACGTTATTCGGCATTTCAG ggCAAAGCTTTCGATGATAAACACAAA aaaccACGCATACCTATAATATTGGATGCCAAGAAGGTAATTTAG